A stretch of Panthera tigris isolate Pti1 chromosome E2, P.tigris_Pti1_mat1.1, whole genome shotgun sequence DNA encodes these proteins:
- the DPEP1 gene encoding dipeptidase 1 isoform X1 yields the protein MWTSWWLWALVAVCTGDQFRDEAERIMRGTPVIDGHNDLPWRLLTMFNNRLQIERANLTSLANTHTNIPKLRAGFVGGQFWSAYTPCDTQNKDAVKRTLEQIDVIQRMCQMYPETFVCVTNSAGARRPQPALLTGVRQAFREGRVASLVGVEGGHSIDSSLGVLRTLYRLGMRYLTLTHSCNTPWADNWLVDTGEDKAESQGLSHFGQSVVKEMNRLGVIIDLAHVSVATMKAALRLSTAPVIFSHSSAYSLCQHRRNVPDDVLRLVNQTGSLVMVNFYNDYVSCRQEATLSQVADHLDHIKKVAGAGAVGFGGDFDGVSRLPVGLEDVSKYPDLVAELLRRRWTEAEVRGALANNLLRVFEAVEQVSDHTQSPEEEPIPAAQLQASCRTMYGYSEAPSLHRQPGALLASLTTVLLGLGLL from the exons ATGTGGACCAGCTGGTGGCTCTGGGCCCTGGTGGCCGTCTGCACTGGAGACCAGTTCCGGGATGAGGCTGAGAGAATCATGCGGGGCACACCTGTCATTGACGG gcacaaTGACCTGCCCTGGAGGCTGCTGACCATGTTCAACAACCGGCTTCAGATCGAGAGGGCCAACCTGACGAGCCTTGCCAACACACACACCAACATCCCCAAGCTGAGGGCTGGTTTTGTTGGGGGCCAG TTCTGGTCTGCGTACACGCCCTGCGACACCCAGAACAAGGATGCCGTGAAGAGGACCCTAGAGCAGATCGACGTCATCCAGCGCATGTGTCAGATGTATCCGGAGACCTTTGTGTGTGTCACCAACAGTGCAG GTGCCCGACGCCCTCAGCCAGCTCTCCTCACAGGCGTCCGGCAGGCCTTCCgggaggggagggtggccagCCTTGTCGGCGTGGAGGGCGGCCACTCCATAGACAGCAGCCTGGGCGTCCTGCGGACACTCTACCGCCTGGGCATGCGGTACCTGACCCTCACCCACAGCTGCAATACGCCGTG GGCTGACAACTGGCTGGTGGACACGGGAGAGGACAAGGCTGAGAGCCAAGGCCTGTCGCACTTTGGCCAG AGTGTGGTGAAGGAGATGAACCGCCTGGGGGTCATCATCGACCTGGCCCACGTGTCCGTGGCCACCATGAAGGCTGCCCTACGCCTGTCCACGGCCCCCGTCATCTTCAGCCACTCCTCGGCCTACAGCCTGTGCCAGCACCGGCGCAACGTGCCCGACGACGTGCTCCGGCTGGTG AACCAGACGGGCAGCCTGGTGATGGTTAATTTCTACAACGACTACGTTTCCTGCAGACAGGAAGCCACCCTGTCCCAAGTAGCAG ACCACCTGGACCACATCAAGAAGGTGGCAGGAGCTGGAGCCGTGGGCTTTGGCGGGGACTTTGATGGTGTTTCAAG GCTCCCCGTGGGGCTTGAGGATGTGTCCAAGTACCCAGACCTGGTGGCTGAGCTACTCAGGAGGCGGTGGACAGAGGCGGAGGTCAGGGGCGCCCTGGCCAACAACCTGCTCAGGGTCTTTGAGGCAGTGGAACAG GTGAGCGATCACACACAAAGTCCTGAAGAGGAGCCCATCCCGGCGGCCCAGCTGCAGGCTTCCTGCAGGACGATGTACGGCTACTCAGAGGCCCCCAGCCTCCACCGGCAGCCAGGGGCCCTGCTGGCCTCCCTCACTACCGTCCTCCTCGGCCTGGGCCTTCTGTGA
- the DPEP1 gene encoding dipeptidase 1 isoform X3 produces the protein MWTSWWLWALVAVCTGDQFRDEAERIMRGTPVIDGHNDLPWRLLTMFNNRLQIERANLTSLANTHTNIPKLRAGFVGGQFWSAYTPCDTQNKDAVKRTLEQIDVIQRMCQMYPETFVCVTNSAGVRQAFREGRVASLVGVEGGHSIDSSLGVLRTLYRLGMRYLTLTHSCNTPWADNWLVDTGEDKAESQGLSHFGQSVVKEMNRLGVIIDLAHVSVATMKAALRLSTAPVIFSHSSAYSLCQHRRNVPDDVLRLVNQTGSLVMVNFYNDYVSCRQEATLSQVADHLDHIKKVAGAGAVGFGGDFDGVSRLPVGLEDVSKYPDLVAELLRRRWTEAEVRGALANNLLRVFEAVEQVSDHTQSPEEEPIPAAQLQASCRTMYGYSEAPSLHRQPGALLASLTTVLLGLGLL, from the exons ATGTGGACCAGCTGGTGGCTCTGGGCCCTGGTGGCCGTCTGCACTGGAGACCAGTTCCGGGATGAGGCTGAGAGAATCATGCGGGGCACACCTGTCATTGACGG gcacaaTGACCTGCCCTGGAGGCTGCTGACCATGTTCAACAACCGGCTTCAGATCGAGAGGGCCAACCTGACGAGCCTTGCCAACACACACACCAACATCCCCAAGCTGAGGGCTGGTTTTGTTGGGGGCCAG TTCTGGTCTGCGTACACGCCCTGCGACACCCAGAACAAGGATGCCGTGAAGAGGACCCTAGAGCAGATCGACGTCATCCAGCGCATGTGTCAGATGTATCCGGAGACCTTTGTGTGTGTCACCAACAGTGCAG GCGTCCGGCAGGCCTTCCgggaggggagggtggccagCCTTGTCGGCGTGGAGGGCGGCCACTCCATAGACAGCAGCCTGGGCGTCCTGCGGACACTCTACCGCCTGGGCATGCGGTACCTGACCCTCACCCACAGCTGCAATACGCCGTG GGCTGACAACTGGCTGGTGGACACGGGAGAGGACAAGGCTGAGAGCCAAGGCCTGTCGCACTTTGGCCAG AGTGTGGTGAAGGAGATGAACCGCCTGGGGGTCATCATCGACCTGGCCCACGTGTCCGTGGCCACCATGAAGGCTGCCCTACGCCTGTCCACGGCCCCCGTCATCTTCAGCCACTCCTCGGCCTACAGCCTGTGCCAGCACCGGCGCAACGTGCCCGACGACGTGCTCCGGCTGGTG AACCAGACGGGCAGCCTGGTGATGGTTAATTTCTACAACGACTACGTTTCCTGCAGACAGGAAGCCACCCTGTCCCAAGTAGCAG ACCACCTGGACCACATCAAGAAGGTGGCAGGAGCTGGAGCCGTGGGCTTTGGCGGGGACTTTGATGGTGTTTCAAG GCTCCCCGTGGGGCTTGAGGATGTGTCCAAGTACCCAGACCTGGTGGCTGAGCTACTCAGGAGGCGGTGGACAGAGGCGGAGGTCAGGGGCGCCCTGGCCAACAACCTGCTCAGGGTCTTTGAGGCAGTGGAACAG GTGAGCGATCACACACAAAGTCCTGAAGAGGAGCCCATCCCGGCGGCCCAGCTGCAGGCTTCCTGCAGGACGATGTACGGCTACTCAGAGGCCCCCAGCCTCCACCGGCAGCCAGGGGCCCTGCTGGCCTCCCTCACTACCGTCCTCCTCGGCCTGGGCCTTCTGTGA
- the DPEP1 gene encoding dipeptidase 1 isoform X2, with protein sequence MWTSWWLWALVAVCTGDQFRDEAERIMRGTPVIDGHNDLPWRLLTMFNNRLQIERANLTSLANTHTNIPKLRAGFVGGQFWSAYTPCDTQNKDAVKRTLEQIDVIQRMCQMYPETFVCVTNSAALLTGVRQAFREGRVASLVGVEGGHSIDSSLGVLRTLYRLGMRYLTLTHSCNTPWADNWLVDTGEDKAESQGLSHFGQSVVKEMNRLGVIIDLAHVSVATMKAALRLSTAPVIFSHSSAYSLCQHRRNVPDDVLRLVNQTGSLVMVNFYNDYVSCRQEATLSQVADHLDHIKKVAGAGAVGFGGDFDGVSRLPVGLEDVSKYPDLVAELLRRRWTEAEVRGALANNLLRVFEAVEQVSDHTQSPEEEPIPAAQLQASCRTMYGYSEAPSLHRQPGALLASLTTVLLGLGLL encoded by the exons ATGTGGACCAGCTGGTGGCTCTGGGCCCTGGTGGCCGTCTGCACTGGAGACCAGTTCCGGGATGAGGCTGAGAGAATCATGCGGGGCACACCTGTCATTGACGG gcacaaTGACCTGCCCTGGAGGCTGCTGACCATGTTCAACAACCGGCTTCAGATCGAGAGGGCCAACCTGACGAGCCTTGCCAACACACACACCAACATCCCCAAGCTGAGGGCTGGTTTTGTTGGGGGCCAG TTCTGGTCTGCGTACACGCCCTGCGACACCCAGAACAAGGATGCCGTGAAGAGGACCCTAGAGCAGATCGACGTCATCCAGCGCATGTGTCAGATGTATCCGGAGACCTTTGTGTGTGTCACCAACAGTGCAG CTCTCCTCACAGGCGTCCGGCAGGCCTTCCgggaggggagggtggccagCCTTGTCGGCGTGGAGGGCGGCCACTCCATAGACAGCAGCCTGGGCGTCCTGCGGACACTCTACCGCCTGGGCATGCGGTACCTGACCCTCACCCACAGCTGCAATACGCCGTG GGCTGACAACTGGCTGGTGGACACGGGAGAGGACAAGGCTGAGAGCCAAGGCCTGTCGCACTTTGGCCAG AGTGTGGTGAAGGAGATGAACCGCCTGGGGGTCATCATCGACCTGGCCCACGTGTCCGTGGCCACCATGAAGGCTGCCCTACGCCTGTCCACGGCCCCCGTCATCTTCAGCCACTCCTCGGCCTACAGCCTGTGCCAGCACCGGCGCAACGTGCCCGACGACGTGCTCCGGCTGGTG AACCAGACGGGCAGCCTGGTGATGGTTAATTTCTACAACGACTACGTTTCCTGCAGACAGGAAGCCACCCTGTCCCAAGTAGCAG ACCACCTGGACCACATCAAGAAGGTGGCAGGAGCTGGAGCCGTGGGCTTTGGCGGGGACTTTGATGGTGTTTCAAG GCTCCCCGTGGGGCTTGAGGATGTGTCCAAGTACCCAGACCTGGTGGCTGAGCTACTCAGGAGGCGGTGGACAGAGGCGGAGGTCAGGGGCGCCCTGGCCAACAACCTGCTCAGGGTCTTTGAGGCAGTGGAACAG GTGAGCGATCACACACAAAGTCCTGAAGAGGAGCCCATCCCGGCGGCCCAGCTGCAGGCTTCCTGCAGGACGATGTACGGCTACTCAGAGGCCCCCAGCCTCCACCGGCAGCCAGGGGCCCTGCTGGCCTCCCTCACTACCGTCCTCCTCGGCCTGGGCCTTCTGTGA
- the CHMP1A gene encoding charged multivesicular body protein 1a isoform X1 — protein sequence MLGDAGAPPPHVLPGLASGTRGLVPQSRLAEGQGAFTAKQLEKLAKKAEKDSKAEQAKVKKALQQKNVECARVYAENAIRKKNEGVNWLRMASRVDAVASKVQTAVTMKGVTKNMAQVTKALDRALSTMDLQKVSAVMDRFEQQVQNLDVHTSVMEDSMSSATTLTTPQEQVDSLIVQIAEENGLEVLDQLSQLPEGASAVGESSVRSQEDQLSRRLAALRN from the exons ATGCTGGGTGACGCAGGGGCCCCACCTCCGCATGTGCTCCCAGGACTGGCCAGTGGAACACGTGGGCTGGTGCCTCAGAGCCGGTTGGCGGAAGGACAAGGGGCT TTCACGGCAAAGCAGCTGGAGAAGCTGGCCAAGAAGGCGGAGAAGGACTCCAAGGCGGAACAGGCCAAAGTGAAGAAG GCCCTTCAGCAGAAGAACGTGGAGTGCGCCCGCGTGTATGCCGAGAATGCTATCCGCAAGAAGAATGAAGGCGTGAACTGGCTCCGCATGGCATCCCGCGTGGACGCGGTGGCCTCCAAGGTGCAGACGGCCGTGACCATGAAGGGG GTGACCAAGAACATGGCGCAGGTGACCAAAGCCCTGGACAGGGCGCTGAGCACCATGGACCTGCAGAAGGTCTCTGCGGTGATGGACAGGTTCGAGCAGCAGGTGCAGAATCTGGACGTGCACACGTCG GTAATGGAGGACTCCATGAGCTCGGCCACCACGCTGACCACGCCACAGGAGCAGGTGGACAGTCTCATCGTGCAGATCGCCGAGGAGAACGGCCTGGAGGTCCTGGACCAGCTCAGCCAGCTGCCCGAGGGCGCCTCCGCCGTGGGGGAGAGCTCCGTGCGCAGCCAGGAGGACCAGCTGTCCCGGAG GTTGGCCGCCTTGAGAAACTAG
- the CHMP1A gene encoding charged multivesicular body protein 1a isoform X2, with protein MDDTLFQLKFTAKQLEKLAKKAEKDSKAEQAKVKKALQQKNVECARVYAENAIRKKNEGVNWLRMASRVDAVASKVQTAVTMKGVTKNMAQVTKALDRALSTMDLQKVSAVMDRFEQQVQNLDVHTSVMEDSMSSATTLTTPQEQVDSLIVQIAEENGLEVLDQLSQLPEGASAVGESSVRSQEDQLSRRLAALRN; from the exons ATGGACG ATACCCTGTTCCAGTTGAAG TTCACGGCAAAGCAGCTGGAGAAGCTGGCCAAGAAGGCGGAGAAGGACTCCAAGGCGGAACAGGCCAAAGTGAAGAAG GCCCTTCAGCAGAAGAACGTGGAGTGCGCCCGCGTGTATGCCGAGAATGCTATCCGCAAGAAGAATGAAGGCGTGAACTGGCTCCGCATGGCATCCCGCGTGGACGCGGTGGCCTCCAAGGTGCAGACGGCCGTGACCATGAAGGGG GTGACCAAGAACATGGCGCAGGTGACCAAAGCCCTGGACAGGGCGCTGAGCACCATGGACCTGCAGAAGGTCTCTGCGGTGATGGACAGGTTCGAGCAGCAGGTGCAGAATCTGGACGTGCACACGTCG GTAATGGAGGACTCCATGAGCTCGGCCACCACGCTGACCACGCCACAGGAGCAGGTGGACAGTCTCATCGTGCAGATCGCCGAGGAGAACGGCCTGGAGGTCCTGGACCAGCTCAGCCAGCTGCCCGAGGGCGCCTCCGCCGTGGGGGAGAGCTCCGTGCGCAGCCAGGAGGACCAGCTGTCCCGGAG GTTGGCCGCCTTGAGAAACTAG